The genomic interval AGGCCCATCTAGCCTACACAATGGAAAATCACGATGTCACCGAATTGGTGATGCACCTTGCCTTTCAGCTTACGGCGATCCTCATCGCGGCGAAGCTGGCGGGCGAGGTCTGCGAGCGCTGGCTCAAGATACCCCCGGTAATCGGCGAACTGCTGGCGGGGGTGCTCATCGGCCCATTTGCGCTGGGGCAGTACGAGATCACACAGTCGTTCGGCGCGCTTTTCCCAAAGCCACACGACTATGGGGCTGACGGCGGCTCCGTTATCCCCGTCTCCGACCAATTGTGGTCCGTAGGCCAGATAGGAGCGATGCTGCTCCTCTTTCTCGCAGGGTTGGAGACAGATGCGAAGCTCTTCCGGAGATATGCCGTCCCCGGGTTGGCCGTGGCGGCGGGCGGCGTTCTCCTGCCGTTCCTCTTCGGCGTCTTGCTGACGGTGTGGATGGGCTTCGCCGATTCCTATTCAGACGCGGAGGCGCTTTTCATGGGCGCCATCATGACGGCGACATCGGTGGGCATCACCGCACGGGTGCTGAGCGAGAAGAAGAAGCTCGATTCGCCGGAGGGCGTGACGGTGCTGGCGGCGGCGGTGATAGACGACGTACTGGGCATCCTGGTGCTGACGGTGGTGGTCGGCATCGCGGCTACGGGCTCGATCTCGCCGAGCGAGGTGGTGAAGGTGGCGGCGAAGGCTGTGGGCTTCTGGGTGGGGCTGACGGTGATTGGGACGCTGCTCTCTGATCGCATCTCCAGGTCGTTTCTCTGGTTCAA from Chloroflexota bacterium carries:
- a CDS encoding cation:proton antiporter — its product is MENHDVTELVMHLAFQLTAILIAAKLAGEVCERWLKIPPVIGELLAGVLIGPFALGQYEITQSFGALFPKPHDYGADGGSVIPVSDQLWSVGQIGAMLLLFLAGLETDAKLFRRYAVPGLAVAAGGVLLPFLFGVLLTVWMGFADSYSDAEALFMGAIMTATSVGITARVLSEKKKLDSPEGVTVLAAAVIDDVLGILVLTVVVGIAATGSISPSEVVKVAAKAVGFWVGLTVIGTLLSDRISRSFLWFKAPGTALALAVALAFFSSALAETFGLAMIIGAYSIGLALSSTRLKHSIEQPLTSITAVMVPIFFVVMGTLVDLGSMKEALTFGIVLTLLAIISKVIGAGFPALFTGFNLRGASRIGIGMLPRGEVALIVAGVGLSRGVIEQDEFGVAIMMTIVTTVIAPILIVPLFTKGGSGLRKGTEEQGVGSR